Proteins encoded in a region of the Neodiprion lecontei isolate iyNeoLeco1 chromosome 5, iyNeoLeco1.1, whole genome shotgun sequence genome:
- the LOC107221819 gene encoding uncharacterized protein LOC107221819 has product MSDKNSDEKKRKQIEDDTTKSLNGTVSGYFSSISVSTAPEAPQVADAGIRDVENSAALFPHVQPKSGSVEERNDGDNDEHHDFESLEYEEDVYYNRDIAANTPSFDDIDELSDSDEIVVHCWRGSSGDIEEIVVDDSMYCISVETDFNNPMQQRDIPQTNADAESDPLNKNEKKFMNLNKNNNKSNFNSVGIGKKKRSVRVIFQDLSKPYLAKISSSQNYKKFLEIVKGEEASPHPVDPLSTPTDDFVARGILEEREQRRDEWTAELAKVEEEIQTLRHVLASKVKVSQELKRKLGIGAWKELTDDVNQGLRNVKESQVFQKTESVIKTTAEKTSSILGGFGSGISMKLGQMRNSESFRSLEERVGSAYENVKTKVVPSRSNSTQSFDEALREAEATRRASAIPIATSPTIPEDKPLS; this is encoded by the exons ATGTCGGACAAAAACAGTgacgagaagaaaaggaaacaaaTCGAGGATGACACAACGAAAAGTCTGAACGGAACCGTAAGCGgctatttttcatcaatttccgtATCGACGGCTCCAGAAGCGCCGCAGGTGGCGGATGCTGGAATTAGAGATGTTGAAAATTCTGCGGCACTCTTTCCACATGTCCAACCGAAGAGCGGCAGTGTTGAAGAACGAAATGACGGGGATAATGACGAGCATCACGATTTCGAATCGCTCGAATACGAAGAGGACGTTTATTATAATCGTGACATAGCCGCTAACACACCAAGTTTCGACGACATTGATGAGCTCAGCGATAGCGACGAAATCGTGGTTCACTGCTGGCGCGGATCGAGCGGTGACATAGAGGAAATTGTTGTCGACGATTCCATGTACTGCATATCGGTTGAGACTGATTTCAATAATCCCATGCAGCAACGAGATATACCGCAAACGAATGCTGACGCGGAATCAGACCCACTTaataagaatgagaaaaaatttatgaaccttaataaaaataataataaaagtaacTTCAACAGCGTTGGCATAGGCAAGAAAAAGAGATCCGTCAGGGTTATATTTCAGGATCTCTCGAAACCGTATTTGGCGAAAATAAGTAGTAGTCAAAACTACAAAAAGTTTCTTGAAATTGTAAAAG GAGAAGAAGCTTCCCCCCATCCGGTAGACCCTCTGTCCACTCCTACCGATGATTTTGTAGCAAGAGGAATCCTCGAGGAAAGAGAACAACGAAGAGACGAATGGACCGCCGAGTTGGCCAAG GTCGAGGAGGAGATACAGACGTTGAGGCACGTTTTGGCAAGCAAAGTCAAAGTTTCCCAAGAACTTAAGCGAAAGCTTGGTATCGGTGCCTGGAAGGAATTAACAGATGATGTTAATCAGGGTCTCCGGAACGTCAAGGAGAGCCAAGT ATTCCAGAAAACCGAATCGGTGATCAAAACTACAGCAGAGAAAACCAGCAGCATTCTGGGCGGCTTTGGCAGCGGCATTTCCATGAAATTAGGACAAATGCGTAATTCTGAGAGCTTCCGATCTCTTGAAGAGAGAGTTGGTTCTGCTTACGAAAATGTCAAG ACCAAAGTCGTGCCGTCAAGGTCAAATTCAACTCAGAGTTTCGACGAGGCATTAAGAGAAGCCGAGGCGACGAGACGAGCATCGGCCATACCGATAGCAACAAGCCCGACCATCCCCGAGGACAAGCCTCTTTCTTAG
- the LOC107221818 gene encoding glycine-rich protein DOT1, with product MQRHQAKLIGLLAILAVSVQAEDHHRARRGGGGTGFGGAGAFSSASSSASSFSGGGNAKSSSSSYASGGGSAGATASAGSTNTGGGSISDIGQAGGLGKGFEYSNGGNLGAGGGYQGSGGGYQGGGGGYQGGGGGYQGGGSGGFGGGNFGGGYSGAAANAGAAGAGYGGGNHGLGQSGSYGQSQGGVFGQSQGGVGGIRGNGGNQGYGGGYNQGAHQGYGGGGGGYGQPGFGSAGGASAGANSGAIAGGLGSGGSGSYGGNKGLQQGYPSGGNGQFGSGGWGGNGGWGGNGGGSASANALASATANAGANGGSLGNGGYGGYPGSGGGIHGGYGGVPGGLANPAGSYGGGIGGGSAQAEADAKAGSNFGGPDHGFGIFSRIGDADEGISKSGTVDGAKGVFSSSQVEINDKGKGTYKVNAGKFR from the exons ATGCAACGGCATCAAGCAAAACTCATCGGCCTTTTGGCCATACTCGCGGTTAGCGTTCAGGCTGAAG ATCACCATAGAGCGCGTCGCGGCGGAGGCGGAACAGGATTCGGCGGCGCTGGCGCGTTCAGCAGTGCGAGCTCATCCGCATCCTCATTCAGCGGAGGCGGAAATGCTAAATCGAGCTCAAGTTCCTACGCAAGCGGTGGCGGTTCGGCAGGTGCGACCGCATCAGCTGGAAGCACGAACACCGGAGGCGGTTCCATCTCTGACATCGGTCAGGCCGGAGGCTTGGGAAAGGGTTTCGAATACTCCAATGGTGGAAATCTAGGAGCCGGAGGTGGATATCAAGGAAGCGGCGGCGGATATCAAGGAGGTGGCGGCGGATATCAAGGAGGTGGCGGCGGATATCAAGGAGGTGGCAGCGGTGGATTCGGCGGCGGCAATTTCGGTGGCGGATACAGCGGCGCTGCCGCCAACGCCggag CTGCCGGGGCCGGTTACGGAGGCGGAAACCATGGCTTAGGCCAGAGTGGAAGTTACGGACAGTCCCAGGGCGGTGTATTCGGCCAAAGCCAAGGAGGTGTCGGAGGCATCAGGGGCAACGGTGGCAATCAGGGTTACGGCGGCGGTTATAACCAAGGTGCCCACCAAGGCTatggcggcggcggcggcggttACGGCCAACCCGGCTTCGGAAGCGCCGGAGGTGCTAGTGCGGGCGCGAATTCTGGTGCGATCGCCGGAGGCTTGGGAAGCGGTGGCTCTGGGAGTTACGGCGGGAACAAAGGACTCCAGCAGGGCTATCCAAGTGGTGGCAACGGCCAATTTGGCTCTGGAGGTTGGGGAGGCAATGGAGGCTGGGGGGGCAATGGAGGTGGCAGCGCGAGTGCGAATGCCCTTGCGAGTGCCACTGCAAATGCCGGTGCGAATGGTGGAAGCCTTGGCAACGGAGGTTACGGGGGTTACCCCGGCAGCGGAGGCGGCATCCACGGCGGCTACGGCGGCGTTCCCGGAGGTTTGGCGAACCCGGCTGGAAGTTACGGCGGCGGAATCGGAGGTGGCTCGGCGCAAGCAGAGGCGGACGCGAAGGCGGGGTCGAATTTTGGTGGACCTGACCATGGTTTTGG CATCTTTTCACGTATCGGTGATGCCGACGAGGGTATAAGCAAGAGCGGCACCGTCGATGGCGCCAAAGGTGTTTTCAGCTCCAGCCAAGTTGAGATTAACGACAAGGGCAAAGGAACGTACAAGGTTAACGCTGGGAAGTTTCGTTAA
- the LOC107221816 gene encoding spidroin-2, with product MKIILALAIFFISARSESGFYFPDQLSAHAASHSEASFNGQGNAWAQSQSNADAQNNRDGGPGRPGGPGQFQPGNPPPQFAGPSQGGFYPGNNPPPSFGPGRDQGGSANAISQANAQGFGGNYQQAGLGFAQQGWNSNGLSNANAQSQAAAQSSGNGGFANSQTNSQAQGGLAQSQSNAQSQLSGFDGKGYPYNSIAGSSSGSQSNGAGGSSAASAASAASTSFVGGIPVASASAAAAAASAGIGGSGGSSSSANSVATSSGFNQGFQNVPRQPWFTQTRVGEDASSSGSDSFSASSDEE from the exons ATGAAGATAATCTTGGCCTTGGCGATATTCTTTATATCAG CTCGATCGGAGTCTGGTTTCTATTTTCCTGACCAGTTGTCAGCGCACGCAGCGAGTCATAGCGAAGCCAGTTTCAACGGTCAGGGAAACGCTTGGGCCCAGAGCCAGAGTAACGCTGATGCCCAGAACAATCGGGATGGTGGACCCGGTAGACCCGGCGGACCGGGTCAATTTCAACCCGGAAATCCACCACCGCAATTCGCTGGTCCGAGCCAAGGAGGATTTTACCCCGGAAATAATCCGCCGCCTTCATTCGGTCCTGGCCGTGATCAGGGTGGATCAGCAAACGCCATCAGCCAGGCGAACGCGCAGGGATTCGGCGGAAACTATCAGCAAGCGGGACTCGG GTTCGCGCAGCAGGGTTGGAACTCGAATGGGTTGTCCAATGCGAACGCTCAGAGTCAGGCGGCTGCCCAGAGCAGCGGAAACGGCGGCTTCGCGAATTCTCAGACCAATTCACAGGCCCAAGGCGGATTGGCGCAGAGTCAAAGTAACGCGCAGTCTCAGTTGAGCGGATTCGACGGCAAAGGTTACCCGTACAATTCGATTGCAGGTTCGTCTTCCGGTAGCCAGTCAAACGGCGCCGGGGGCTCGAGCGCTGCCAGCGCCGCCAGCGCAGCATCAACGAGCTTTGTAGGGGGCATTCCAGTCGCCAGCGCAAGCGCAGCAGCCGCAGCAGCTTCCGCGGGAATCGGTGGCAGCGGTGGTTCGTCGAGCAGCGCCAACAGCGTTGCCACTTCGTCCGGGTTCAATCAGGGGTTCCAAAACGTACCCCGTCAGCCGTGGTTCACCCAAACCAGGGTTGGCGAAGATGCGAGCAGCTCGGGCAGCGACAGTTTCAGCGCTAGCAGCGATGAGGAATAG
- the LOC107221804 gene encoding cilia- and flagella-associated protein 20-like, protein MFRNAYQHGFLSILYSCGATPLAIWDKQVKNGYIKRITDDEVKSLVLEIAGTNVATTFISCPQDPKKVLGIKLPFLIMIVKNMKKYFTFEITILDDKDMHRRFRVSNFQSTTRVRPFCTTMPIGLSGGWNQVQFNLADFTRRAYGSNYVETTRMQIHANCRIRRIYYADRLYSEDEMPEEFKLFLPVRRKLTRESKSKPVQRSSLPKQINAAGDQGEQLPDEPPAFTAAVEESKEGEETVEEPPEHNTESAPRKSSSVLKSEGNRKSAGIIIKDTVEDDGEEEQRNAGYDQEQGLEEEEAAEAPTEEEAQPATEEMVEIAVTEGG, encoded by the exons ATGTTCCGCAACGCATACCAGCATGGATTTTTATCCATACTTTACAGCTGCGGAGCAACCCCACTTGCCATTTGGGACAAACAA GTGAAAAACGGGTATATTAAACGCATAACGGATGATGAGGTCAAGTCCTTAGTTCTGGAGATAGCTGGGACCAATGTGGCGACGACCTTCATTTCCTGTCCTCAGGATCCGAAGAAAGTTCTGGGGATAAAGCTGCCCTTTTTGATAATGATCGTCAAGAACATGAAGAAGTATTTCACGTTTGAGATAACG ATTCTCGACGACAAGGATATGCACAGGCGGTTTCGAGTGAGTAATTTTCAAAGCACAACAAGGGTTAGGCCATTCTGCACGACGATGCCTATCGGACTCTCGGGTGGGTGGAATCAGGTGCAATTCAACCTCGCTGATTTTACCAGGCGTGCCTATGGCAGCAACTACGTTGAGACGACCAGGATGCAGATACATGCCAACTGCAGGATAAGGAGGATCTACTACGCCGACAG ATTATATTCCGAGGATGAGATGCCTGAGGAATTTAAACTGTTTCTACCAGTTCGTCGAAAGTTGACCAGAGAAAGCAAGAGCAAGCCTGTGCAGCGTTCAAGTCTGCCGAAGCAGATAAATGCTGCAGGCGATCAAGGCGAACAGCTCCCAGACGAACCTCCAGCCTTTACAGCTGCTGTAGAGGAGAGCAAAGAAGGTGAAGAAACAGTGGAGGAACCACCGGAGCACAATACCGAATCTGCGCCGCGGAAGTCGAGCTCAGTTCTAAAGTCGGAAGGCAATCGAAAAAGTGCCGGCATCATAATCAAAGATACCGTCGAAGACGACGGCGAGGAGGAGCAACGAAACGCTGGATATGATCAGGAACAGGGTCTGGAAGAGGAAGAAGCGGCTGAAGCTCCCACGGAGGAAGAAGCTCAGCCAGCGACCGAGGAAATGGTCGAGATCGCCGTGACGGAAGGAGgctga
- the LOC107221810 gene encoding uncharacterized protein LOC107221810 encodes MSDTVVQTSASIPSARKRGLSAARVSLKAASSISKTVSNLRQGRAESGQILSGSQTPESIHKSVSIVATDKSASSFQTGTPKPMGNSVPGVEIKARSSAAEEDGEVELKTKTIYIDEFGGRKPEGLRMRPTKFMRKYPELFRSDVSVHPSYTGLLNYPYNVICRQRFHKNKLKMNRQLNREIQNITMTQSLALDGVRVGRTFTVGFPSSALKVPDFATPNDRLRLDRMLVER; translated from the exons ATGTCAGACACAGTTGTTCAGACGAGTGCTAGCATTCCAAGCGCTAGGAAGCGAGGATTGAGTGCGGCGAGAGTAAGTCTGAAAGCTGCGTCGTCGATATCGAAGACGGTGAGCAACCTTCGACAGGGTAGAGCGGAGTCCGGTCAGATTTTGAGCGGATCACAAACTCCTGAATCGATCCACAAGTCTGTGAGTATAGTAGCAACGGATAAATCTGCGTCAAGCTTTCAAACTGGGACCCCAAAGCCGATGGGAAATTCTGTGCCTGGGGTGGAGATCAAGGCAAGATCAAGCGCAGCTGAAGAAGATGGGGAAGTGGAGCTTAAGACAAAAACGATCTACATAGACGAATTTGGGGGCAGAAAACCTGAAGGTTTAAGAATGCGGCCGACAAAATTTATGAGGAAGTATCCGGAGCTGTTCAGAAGTGATGTCAGCGTACATCCCAGCTACACTGGCCTGCTGAACTACCCATA caATGTCATATGCCGTCAACGCTTTCACAAGAACAAACTAAAGATGAATCGCCAGTTGAACAGGGAGATACAGAACATAACGATGACCCAAAGTCTCGCCCTGGACGGAGTTCGCGTTGGCAGAACTTTCACTGTCGGATTTCCGTCCTCCGCACTCAAGGTTCCAGATTTTGCGACTCCCAATGACAGGCTTCGTCTCGATAGAATGCTTGTTGAGCGATGA